From a region of the Paenibacillus sp. FSL R10-2734 genome:
- a CDS encoding ABC transporter ATP-binding protein: protein MIEIRGVSKLFQGEKAVDDISLTVRKGTIYGLLGSNGAGKTTLLKTLVGIYSPDQGTVKVDGEVVFEHPQTKQRVIFMPDSPYFFPQSTMLQMAAFYRSIYPGWNQKRFEDLGTVFQLDRSRKLSRFSKGMQRQASFWLSLSCMPDVLIMDEPIDGLDPVMRRQIKNILFQEVAERELTVLISSHNLREIEDLCDHVGIMHAGKMLIEKDLDDLKADTHKIQVAFRDERHETAISAKLQVLHQERRGSVNLYIVKGDRERITAAFHVYEPYVFDLLPLTLEEIFIYEMGDAGYDAQPILL, encoded by the coding sequence ATGATTGAGATTCGAGGAGTCAGCAAGTTATTTCAAGGGGAGAAGGCTGTTGATGATATCTCTTTAACGGTACGGAAAGGGACGATTTATGGGCTGCTCGGGTCTAATGGCGCGGGTAAAACTACGCTGCTCAAGACCTTAGTAGGCATTTACTCTCCAGATCAGGGGACCGTGAAGGTGGATGGTGAAGTGGTATTTGAACATCCGCAGACGAAGCAGAGGGTTATATTTATGCCGGATTCTCCTTACTTTTTTCCCCAATCCACCATGCTGCAAATGGCAGCCTTCTATCGCTCGATCTATCCGGGCTGGAATCAGAAGCGCTTTGAGGATTTGGGAACTGTTTTTCAACTGGACAGAAGCCGTAAGCTTAGTCGTTTCTCTAAGGGGATGCAGCGGCAGGCATCATTTTGGCTAAGCTTAAGCTGTATGCCAGATGTGCTTATCATGGATGAGCCGATTGACGGGTTAGATCCGGTGATGCGGCGCCAAATCAAAAACATACTGTTTCAAGAAGTAGCTGAACGCGAGCTAACAGTCCTAATTTCCTCGCATAATCTTCGTGAGATTGAGGACCTATGCGATCATGTCGGGATTATGCATGCTGGAAAAATGCTGATCGAGAAGGATTTGGATGATCTTAAGGCAGATACCCATAAGATTCAAGTAGCCTTTCGAGATGAACGGCACGAAACAGCAATATCGGCGAAGCTGCAGGTTTTACATCAAGAGCGACGGGGTAGCGTGAACCTATACATAGTAAAAGGGGATCGTGAGCGAATCACAGCAGCTTTTCACGTGTATGAGCCCTACGTATTCGATTTGCTTCCATTGACGCTAGAGGAAATTTTTATTTATGAAATGGGGGATGCCGGATATGACGCGCAGCCGATACTTCTTTAA
- a CDS encoding GntR family transcriptional regulator: protein MFELDVRSRKPIYEQLTDKVKEMILHGILQTDEQLPSVRTLSQQLTVNPNTIQKAYRELEREGYIYSLQGKGSFVAPMKKEQNEIKRAEIRDELLRLMAEAVYLGFTATEISALFQQVEKQREGGKRND, encoded by the coding sequence ATGTTCGAATTGGATGTTCGTAGTCGGAAGCCGATATATGAGCAGCTGACCGATAAGGTCAAGGAAATGATTCTGCATGGTATTTTGCAGACGGATGAACAGCTACCTTCTGTAAGGACGTTATCCCAGCAGCTAACTGTGAATCCCAATACGATTCAGAAGGCATACCGTGAATTGGAACGTGAGGGTTATATCTATTCACTGCAGGGGAAAGGGAGTTTTGTAGCCCCAATGAAAAAAGAACAGAATGAGATCAAAAGAGCAGAGATCCGGGATGAGCTACTACGACTGATGGCAGAAGCAGTATACCTTGGGTTCACCGCAACTGAGATAAGTGCGTTATTCCAACAAGTGGAGAAGCAAAGAGAAGGGGGGAAGCGTAATGATTGA